The proteins below are encoded in one region of Campylobacter helveticus:
- the truD gene encoding tRNA pseudouridine(13) synthase TruD has protein sequence MNSAEENIIFKPLRVLRHSPINVHFSKNSEDFVVREKPLYEFSGEGEHLILQICKKDLSTSEALRILSEFSGIKMRDFGYAGLKDKQGYTSQYISLPKKFESTLTNFSHQKMKISQSFTHNNKLKIGHLKGNSFFIRLKKVLANDALKLEQALENLNKTGFANYFGYQRFGKFGDNYKEGLEILRGKKMKNVKMKDFLISAFQSELFNRYLSKRVEISHFAKEFSIKELSEIYKISKEEAKNIKTQKQFFKLLNNEVLGHYPFGKCFLCENLEKELERFTARDISAMGLLVGAKAYRCGEGFAKNLEQEIFKEGLKFEDKMQGSRRFLWGYLKDLSYNYDAQKAHFSFEFFLEKGSYATVILEELLQNLEEKTNFF, from the coding sequence ATGAATTCAGCGGAAGAGAACATCATTTTTAAGCCCTTACGCGTCTTAAGACATAGCCCTATAAATGTGCATTTTAGTAAAAATAGCGAAGATTTTGTTGTGAGAGAAAAACCACTCTATGAATTTAGTGGAGAGGGAGAGCATTTAATCTTGCAAATTTGCAAAAAAGACCTAAGCACGAGCGAGGCTTTAAGAATTTTAAGTGAATTTAGTGGGATTAAGATGCGGGATTTTGGCTATGCTGGACTTAAAGATAAGCAAGGCTACACCTCTCAATACATCTCCCTACCAAAAAAATTCGAAAGCACTTTGACAAATTTTTCGCATCAAAAAATGAAAATTTCGCAAAGCTTCACGCATAACAATAAGCTAAAAATAGGACATTTAAAAGGAAATTCTTTTTTTATTAGGCTTAAAAAGGTGCTTGCAAATGACGCCCTTAAATTAGAACAAGCCCTAGAAAATCTCAATAAAACAGGCTTTGCGAATTATTTTGGCTATCAGCGTTTTGGTAAATTTGGGGATAATTATAAAGAGGGGCTTGAAATTTTACGCGGTAAAAAAATGAAAAATGTTAAAATGAAAGATTTTTTAATCTCCGCTTTTCAAAGCGAGCTTTTTAACCGCTACCTTAGCAAAAGAGTGGAAATTTCGCATTTTGCAAAGGAATTTAGCATAAAAGAACTTAGTGAAATTTACAAAATTTCCAAAGAAGAAGCAAAAAATATCAAAACACAAAAACAATTTTTCAAGCTTTTAAATAATGAAGTTTTAGGGCATTATCCTTTTGGAAAATGTTTTTTATGTGAAAATTTAGAAAAAGAACTTGAAAGATTTACGGCAAGAGATATTAGCGCTATGGGGCTTTTGGTAGGAGCTAAGGCGTATAGATGTGGGGAAGGATTTGCTAAAAATTTGGAGCAAGAAATTTTTAAAGAGGGTTTGAAATTTGAAGATAAAATGCAAGGTTCAAGGCGTTTTTTATGGGGGTATTTGAAAGATTTAAGCTATAACTACGACGCACAAAAAGCCCATTTTAGTTTTGAATTTTTCCTAGAAAAAGGCTCTTATGCGACGGTGATTTTAGAGGAACTTTTGCAAAATTTAGAAGAAAAAACTAATTTTTTTTAA
- a CDS encoding flagellin, with protein sequence MGFRINTNIGALNAHANSTVNANQLDKSLSRLSSGLRINSAADDASGMAIADSLRSQAATLGQAINNGNDAIGILQTADKAMDEQLKILDTIKTKATQAAQDGQSTKTRNMLQADINRLMEELDNIANTTSFNGKQLLSGGFINQEFQIGSQSNQTVKATIGPTQSSKIGLTRFETGAQIIQSSEVEMVIKNYNGLEDFKFPKIKISTSVGTGIGALAEEINRVADKTGVRASFNVQTTGGRPVMAGTTDENFAINGVIIGKIAYENNDANGALIASINAVKDTTGVQAALDENGKLLLTSTDGRGIKITGAIGAGAGIAKNMEENYGRLSLIKNDGRDIAIEGTGFGFDNDKLVSQASVSLRETKGQISKDLAEAMGFNSVDRLGSIQIGVSALSVLEGTGMSTITTLVNGAGSGFSQWVTSKISNVGQMVDIGPGLGQLSTMSFSAVGLSGLSKLTFSSVYTVGINALSTVNGDLLVGSAQAGGLSAALSMLGVVRETKRNDNIGQVQTAGVTTLKGAMAVMDVVETATINLDQIRADIGSVQNQLQVTINNITVTQVNVKAAESTIRDVDFAAESANFSKYNILAQSGSYAMSQANQVQQNVLKLLQ encoded by the coding sequence ATGGGTTTTAGAATAAACACAAATATCGGTGCGTTAAACGCTCACGCAAATTCAACGGTTAATGCTAACCAGCTTGACAAGTCTCTATCAAGACTAAGTTCTGGTCTTAGAATTAACTCAGCAGCAGATGATGCTTCAGGGATGGCGATAGCAGATTCTTTGCGTTCTCAAGCAGCTACTTTAGGGCAGGCTATCAACAATGGTAACGATGCCATAGGTATCTTACAAACAGCGGATAAAGCAATGGACGAGCAGCTTAAAATCTTAGATACAATTAAGACTAAAGCAACTCAAGCAGCACAAGATGGACAAAGCACTAAGACAAGAAATATGCTTCAAGCTGACATCAACCGCTTAATGGAAGAGCTTGACAACATCGCTAATACAACTTCTTTCAACGGAAAGCAGTTATTAAGTGGTGGTTTCATCAACCAAGAATTCCAAATCGGCTCTCAATCAAACCAAACCGTAAAAGCAACCATTGGACCAACTCAATCAAGTAAAATCGGTCTTACAAGATTTGAAACAGGCGCTCAAATTATCCAAAGTAGCGAAGTGGAAATGGTTATTAAAAATTACAATGGCTTAGAAGATTTCAAATTTCCTAAAATCAAAATTTCAACTTCAGTAGGAACAGGAATCGGTGCTTTGGCAGAGGAAATTAATAGGGTCGCAGATAAAACAGGTGTAAGAGCTAGCTTTAATGTCCAAACTACAGGCGGAAGACCTGTTATGGCTGGAACAACTGATGAAAATTTCGCAATTAATGGCGTAATTATCGGTAAAATTGCTTACGAAAACAATGATGCAAACGGCGCTCTCATCGCTTCTATCAACGCTGTAAAAGACACAACAGGCGTTCAAGCAGCTTTGGATGAAAATGGCAAATTACTTCTTACTTCAACAGATGGTCGTGGGATTAAAATCACAGGGGCTATCGGTGCTGGGGCTGGTATCGCTAAAAATATGGAAGAAAATTATGGTCGTTTATCACTCATTAAAAACGATGGTAGAGACATCGCTATCGAGGGAACTGGCTTTGGCTTTGATAATGACAAACTTGTTTCTCAAGCTTCTGTATCTTTAAGAGAGACTAAGGGACAAATTTCTAAAGACTTAGCTGAGGCTATGGGCTTTAACTCTGTGGATAGACTAGGAAGTATTCAAATTGGTGTTTCTGCTTTATCTGTTTTAGAGGGAACAGGTATGAGTACAATTACGACTTTAGTCAATGGAGCTGGTAGTGGTTTCTCTCAATGGGTTACAAGTAAAATCTCAAATGTGGGACAAATGGTAGATATAGGACCAGGACTTGGACAGCTTTCTACTATGTCTTTCTCTGCTGTGGGTCTTAGTGGGCTTTCAAAACTGACTTTCTCAAGTGTTTATACTGTGGGAATTAATGCACTTTCAACGGTCAATGGAGACTTGCTAGTTGGTTCAGCTCAGGCGGGTGGTTTAAGTGCAGCGCTTAGTATGCTTGGCGTTGTGAGAGAAACAAAGAGAAATGATAATATAGGACAAGTCCAAACCGCAGGTGTAACCACCCTAAAAGGTGCTATGGCGGTGATGGATGTCGTTGAAACTGCGACCATTAACCTCGACCAAATTCGTGCGGACATCGGTTCTGTGCAAAACCAGCTTCAAGTTACGATAAATAATATCACCGTAACTCAGGTGAATGTAAAAGCTGCCGAATCAACTATCCGTGATGTGGATTTCGCGGCTGAGAGTGCGAATTTCTCAAAATATAACATTCTAGCTCAAAGTGGTTCTTATGCGATGAGTCAGGCTAACCAAGTGCAACAAAATGTTCTAAAACTACTACAATAA
- a CDS encoding type II secretion system F family protein — MKTYELYYLKNQQKLRKILKAKNLNTAQAMALKQNLQILSLKELKKQSKVKINDMLFCAFFKEFALLLNAGLSVKEALNLMGESSVKSLRGVLGELSANLNSGQNLSQAFSNLSLNLNLSELSLIKMGEKTGNLALIFSQIAELREKLILNKKRFKKAIHYPCMVFVALFGAFLFLMFFVVPEFLELFESLGANLPFITQVLLSFYMFLSAYYLPLIFGFVGFLSVFVLAYKKSEKFAFLVDFMLLKLPFFSRFILYNQNYYFFMIFSLLLQSGNALSHAFELASSSVENQFLKEKFRQIHLSLEQGLELSLAFKKAGIFDELVISLLHSAMKSASLDNLSAKIAHFYEEKQEDLLDKFLHFLEPLMTLLVGILVLFLALGIFLPMWELSSGANV; from the coding sequence GTGAAAACTTATGAGCTTTATTATCTTAAAAATCAACAAAAATTAAGAAAAATTCTAAAAGCGAAAAATCTTAACACCGCCCAGGCAATGGCTTTAAAGCAGAATTTACAAATTTTAAGCCTTAAAGAATTAAAAAAACAAAGCAAGGTCAAGATAAACGATATGCTTTTTTGTGCGTTTTTTAAGGAATTTGCCCTTTTGCTTAATGCAGGTTTGAGCGTGAAAGAAGCTTTAAATTTGATGGGTGAAAGTTCAGTAAAGAGCCTAAGGGGTGTGCTGGGGGAATTAAGTGCGAATTTAAATTCTGGGCAGAATTTAAGTCAAGCATTTAGCAATTTATCTTTAAATTTAAATTTGAGTGAGTTGAGTTTGATTAAAATGGGTGAAAAAACGGGAAATTTAGCTCTCATTTTTTCTCAAATCGCAGAGCTTAGAGAAAAGCTTATTTTAAATAAAAAGCGTTTTAAAAAGGCGATTCATTATCCTTGTATGGTTTTTGTGGCACTTTTTGGGGCGTTTTTATTTTTGATGTTTTTTGTTGTGCCTGAATTTTTAGAACTTTTTGAAAGTTTGGGAGCAAATTTGCCTTTTATCACTCAGGTATTACTGAGTTTTTATATGTTTTTAAGTGCGTATTATTTGCCCTTGATTTTTGGTTTTGTGGGGTTTTTAAGCGTTTTCGTTTTGGCGTATAAAAAGAGTGAAAAATTTGCTTTTTTGGTGGATTTTATGCTTTTAAAGCTTCCATTTTTTTCGCGTTTTATACTTTATAATCAAAATTATTATTTTTTTATGATTTTTTCTTTACTTTTGCAAAGTGGTAATGCACTTTCTCACGCTTTTGAGTTGGCAAGTTCTAGCGTAGAAAATCAATTTTTAAAAGAGAAATTTAGACAAATTCATCTTTCTTTAGAGCAGGGCTTAGAGCTTTCTTTGGCTTTTAAAAAGGCAGGGATTTTTGATGAGCTTGTCATTTCTTTGCTTCATAGTGCGATGAAAAGTGCTTCGTTGGATAATTTAAGTGCCAAGATAGCACATTTTTATGAAGAAAAACAAGAAGATTTGTTAGATAAATTCTTGCATTTTTTAGAGCCTTTGATGACTTTGTTGGTGGGAATTTTGGTTTTATTTTTAGCTTTGGGGATATTTTTACCGATGTGGGAGTTAAGCAGCGGGGCAAATGTTTAA
- a CDS encoding GspE/PulE family protein produces MMEFLKNLGFNEEVQEGFKDEALRRFLFELYLKDGLDLNVLFSNLGVRSEEFLRALAQHLGLEFVEFEEIDENLCDLFAFSLLWQNQILPLQKDAESIFILSAKPLNLELLSKIEHLFRSKFIKNALCDVYQLNQNLNKLYIKQRLKELSTNLKQELNANLKEDGQSSVSLLFEFILQEALKLNASDVHIESLENEALIRFRVDGILRLFCTLEEQLYQALVFHIKLLAHLNVAESRKAQDGSFNKSFEGVEYDFRISTLPLQKGESVVLRILKQDLKLLSLENLHFSKENLTLVQKNIKKPFGMILLTGPTGSGKSTTLYACLKSLACVEKKIITAEEPIEYKMPQIQQIALNSKAGLDFSNALRAILRQDPDVIMVGEIRDEESLDIALKGAQTGHLILSTLHTNDALSTIERLLDMKAKPYLIASSLNLIIAQRLVRKLCPHCKIKSVRNDEFKGEFYEAKGCENCHFSGFLGRELISECLELDEGLKELVRKNASKNELLNHAKTRGFLSMFELGLEKARLGIISIDELMRVVG; encoded by the coding sequence ATAATGGAATTTTTAAAGAATTTAGGTTTTAATGAAGAGGTGCAAGAGGGCTTTAAAGATGAAGCTTTGAGGCGTTTTTTGTTTGAGCTTTATTTAAAAGATGGGCTTGATTTAAATGTGCTTTTTTCAAATTTGGGTGTAAGGAGCGAGGAATTTTTAAGGGCTTTGGCACAGCATTTAGGCTTGGAATTTGTAGAATTTGAGGAGATAGATGAGAATTTATGCGATTTGTTTGCCTTTTCTTTGCTTTGGCAAAATCAAATTCTCCCCCTACAAAAAGATGCAGAAAGCATTTTTATCCTTTCTGCTAAACCTCTAAATTTAGAGCTTTTAAGTAAGATAGAGCATCTTTTTCGCTCCAAATTTATCAAAAATGCGCTTTGTGATGTTTATCAGTTAAATCAAAACTTAAACAAGCTTTATATCAAGCAAAGATTAAAAGAATTAAGCACCAATTTAAAGCAAGAATTAAATGCGAATTTGAAAGAGGACGGGCAAAGTAGCGTGAGCTTGCTATTTGAGTTTATCTTGCAAGAAGCATTAAAGCTAAATGCAAGCGATGTGCATATAGAAAGCTTGGAAAATGAGGCTTTAATACGCTTTCGTGTGGATGGAATTTTACGCCTTTTTTGCACTTTAGAGGAGCAGCTTTATCAAGCCCTAGTTTTTCACATTAAGCTTTTGGCGCACTTAAATGTTGCTGAGAGTAGAAAAGCACAAGATGGAAGTTTTAATAAGAGCTTTGAGGGTGTGGAGTATGATTTTCGTATTTCAACCTTACCTTTGCAAAAGGGCGAAAGTGTGGTGCTTAGGATATTAAAGCAGGATTTGAAGCTTTTAAGTCTTGAAAACTTGCATTTTTCTAAAGAAAATTTAACTTTAGTGCAGAAAAATATCAAAAAGCCTTTTGGTATGATACTACTAACCGGTCCCACTGGTAGCGGTAAAAGCACGACTTTATATGCTTGTTTAAAAAGTCTTGCCTGTGTGGAGAAGAAAATCATTACCGCAGAAGAACCCATAGAGTATAAAATGCCTCAAATTCAGCAAATCGCGCTTAATTCTAAGGCGGGACTTGATTTTAGTAATGCCTTAAGAGCGATTTTAAGGCAGGATCCTGATGTGATTATGGTGGGGGAAATCCGCGATGAAGAAAGCCTTGATATAGCCCTTAAAGGCGCACAAACGGGACATTTAATCCTTAGCACTTTACATACAAATGACGCGCTTTCTACCATAGAGCGTTTGCTTGATATGAAAGCAAAGCCTTATTTAATCGCCTCTTCGCTTAATCTCATCATTGCCCAACGCCTTGTAAGAAAGCTTTGTCCGCATTGTAAAATTAAAAGTGTGAGAAATGATGAATTTAAAGGCGAGTTTTATGAAGCTAAGGGGTGCGAGAATTGCCATTTTAGCGGCTTTTTGGGTAGGGAATTAATTAGCGAGTGTTTGGAGCTTGATGAGGGCTTAAAAGAATTAGTGCGTAAAAATGCAAGTAAAAATGAGCTTTTAAACCACGCAAAAACAAGAGGCTTTTTAAGTATGTTTGAGCTAGGACTTGAAAAAGCGAGGCTTGGGATTATTAGCATTGATGAGCTTATGAGGGTGGTTGGGTGA
- a CDS encoding transformation system protein: MQERVYELEKAYKKYLKKLWLKRILAFFVGIFLLIFGFFIWEKWQEKKALSLKVSAEKKVLETKISQAKILQEKQKLSNQKLEKEKESLKEELELLQNPPQKFIITSNVLNLPNLKKSFYQNPSLEKALKLAELYLNAKDYKKSIFWSLKANEMDANSKQSLLLFARAKEALGEVAEAKRVYELYEIR; encoded by the coding sequence ATGCAAGAGAGGGTTTATGAGCTAGAAAAGGCTTACAAAAAATATTTAAAAAAGTTGTGGCTTAAAAGGATTTTGGCATTTTTTGTTGGAATTTTTTTATTAATATTTGGTTTTTTCATTTGGGAAAAATGGCAAGAAAAAAAGGCACTTTCTTTAAAGGTAAGTGCTGAAAAAAAGGTTTTGGAAACTAAGATAAGTCAAGCAAAAATCTTACAAGAAAAACAAAAATTAAGCAACCAAAAACTTGAAAAAGAAAAAGAGAGCTTAAAAGAGGAATTAGAGCTTTTGCAAAACCCTCCACAAAAATTTATCATCACTTCAAATGTTTTAAATTTGCCAAATTTAAAAAAGTCTTTTTATCAAAATCCTAGCCTTGAAAAAGCCTTAAAATTAGCAGAGCTTTACCTTAATGCAAAGGATTATAAAAAGTCGATTTTTTGGTCCTTAAAAGCAAATGAAATGGACGCAAATTCTAAACAAAGTCTGCTTTTATTTGCTAGGGCTAAGGAAGCCTTAGGGGAAGTTGCTGAGGCAAAAAGAGTATATGAGCTTTACGAGATAAGATAA
- a CDS encoding ATP-binding protein — MSEFISIESQDRILKRLEEFSTQKRGLIFLYGKSGSGKSAILERFAREENALKITEIFKDKEQLKNFLKPLKCENSILLFDEVGLYDEGLFEILRLYSDELLIVLSSHKKLKILTKEHFKSRILAEFELKSLKKAELLHYAKEKHNVNLSEKELNFIFKICKSNLRNVDKILKSFKELHAFLNKERFYTLKLSALENHLLG, encoded by the coding sequence ATGAGTGAATTTATTAGCATAGAAAGTCAGGATAGAATTTTAAAAAGATTGGAGGAATTTAGCACTCAAAAAAGGGGATTGATTTTTTTATATGGAAAAAGCGGTAGTGGTAAAAGTGCGATTTTGGAGCGTTTTGCAAGAGAGGAAAATGCTTTAAAAATTACAGAAATTTTTAAAGATAAAGAGCAGTTAAAAAATTTTTTAAAGCCTTTAAAGTGTGAAAATTCCATACTTTTATTTGATGAGGTGGGTTTGTATGATGAGGGCTTGTTTGAAATTTTACGCCTTTATAGTGATGAGTTATTAATAGTTTTAAGCTCACACAAAAAGCTAAAAATTCTCACAAAAGAGCATTTTAAAAGCAGAATTTTAGCAGAATTTGAATTAAAAAGCTTGAAAAAAGCGGAGCTTTTGCACTATGCAAAAGAAAAGCACAATGTAAATTTGAGCGAAAAAGAACTCAATTTTATTTTTAAGATTTGCAAGAGTAATTTAAGAAATGTCGATAAAATTTTAAAGAGTTTTAAAGAGCTTCACGCCTTTTTAAATAAAGAGCGTTTTTACACTTTAAAGCTAAGCGCTTTAGAAAATCATTTGTTGGGTTAG
- the mshL gene encoding pilus (MSHA type) biogenesis protein MshL: MLRLVLIEFVFCLSFLYGFDCQKRLFDINIKESLSIEEALDELASYCTFSIVVKDEFAKNELTKMQKSLYIHQMTLEELFKLLLKENNLNYEFDGKILSIWGISTQIFKLSYITSIREGQSIIKASVDSKPRQNEADLSDENDDNMIKSMEKFDFWQNIEKEITTLLNAYGETKAPIINANAGIIIVTGTPIQLKKVGEYINRLENRLKKQVIIDVSIIAVSLNENHSSGINWQNFNVDFASTTQNGQGSFIQLQSGQGFVKNLGLRANLNFSAVLNFLSQNGKTQVLSSPKLMALNNQQAIISVGDTINYQVKESSKGTENGTTVSESFSNYSIFVGILLSILPEISDDNKIMLRINPSLSDFKYPQDNQRQSSPRTIAPDTIQKKLSTVVSMENNQTLILGGLISHNQIKEGSEVSFLSKIPLLGLLFSGDESSSNSTEIVFIITPSIVDKQMGVLSLKDLGFKHYE, encoded by the coding sequence ATGCTAAGATTAGTATTAATTGAATTTGTTTTTTGCTTGAGTTTTCTTTATGGTTTTGATTGTCAAAAAAGACTTTTTGATATTAATATAAAAGAAAGTTTAAGTATAGAGGAAGCACTTGATGAACTTGCGAGTTATTGCACCTTTAGTATTGTTGTAAAAGATGAATTTGCTAAAAATGAGCTGACTAAAATGCAAAAAAGTTTATATATTCATCAAATGACCCTAGAAGAGCTTTTTAAACTTTTGCTGAAAGAAAATAATTTAAACTATGAATTTGATGGAAAAATTTTAAGCATTTGGGGAATTTCAACTCAAATTTTTAAGTTGAGCTACATCACATCTATACGCGAGGGACAAAGCATTATCAAGGCTTCTGTGGATTCTAAGCCAAGACAAAATGAGGCTGATTTAAGCGATGAAAATGATGATAATATGATTAAAAGTATGGAAAAATTTGATTTTTGGCAAAATATAGAAAAAGAAATCACAACCCTACTTAATGCTTATGGTGAGACTAAAGCGCCGATTATCAATGCAAATGCTGGAATTATCATCGTTACAGGCACACCTATCCAGCTTAAAAAAGTGGGAGAGTATATTAATAGACTTGAAAATAGACTTAAAAAGCAAGTGATTATCGATGTGAGCATCATTGCGGTGAGTTTAAATGAAAATCATTCAAGTGGGATAAATTGGCAAAATTTCAATGTCGATTTTGCTAGCACAACGCAAAATGGGCAAGGCTCTTTCATCCAGCTTCAAAGCGGACAAGGTTTTGTGAAAAATTTGGGTTTAAGGGCAAATCTTAATTTTAGTGCCGTGTTAAATTTTCTTTCTCAAAATGGCAAAACGCAAGTGCTTTCAAGTCCAAAGCTTATGGCTTTAAATAACCAACAAGCCATCATTTCAGTAGGCGATACGATTAATTACCAAGTAAAAGAAAGCTCCAAAGGCACAGAAAATGGCACAACTGTGAGTGAGAGTTTTAGCAATTATTCTATTTTTGTGGGAATTTTATTAAGTATTTTGCCCGAAATTTCAGATGATAATAAAATTATGCTTCGTATTAATCCAAGCCTAAGCGATTTTAAATATCCTCAAGACAATCAAAGGCAAAGCAGTCCCCGCACCATAGCCCCAGATACCATACAAAAAAAGCTTTCCACCGTTGTTTCTATGGAAAATAACCAAACGCTAATTTTAGGCGGACTCATCTCACATAATCAAATCAAAGAAGGGAGTGAAGTAAGCTTTCTTTCTAAAATTCCACTGCTTGGGCTTTTATTTAGTGGCGATGAGTCAAGTTCAAATAGCACCGAAATCGTTTTCATCATCACGCCTAGCATAGTGGATAAACAAATGGGTGTTTTAAGTCTTAAGGATTTAGGGTTTAAGCATTATGAGTGA
- a CDS encoding transformation system protein, with translation MRGVFCACLLGFSLHAQDIQDELLNLQNPFSNPTLEQMVKLEIQAIFPQKVKINDKWYKENDIIYNAILRRIEARSVVFEYDEQNITLEFRQNAKISIN, from the coding sequence GTGAGAGGGGTTTTTTGTGCGTGTTTGTTAGGGTTTAGCTTACACGCACAAGATATACAAGATGAACTTTTAAATTTGCAAAATCCTTTTTCAAATCCCACTTTAGAACAAATGGTGAAGCTAGAAATTCAAGCCATTTTTCCGCAAAAAGTTAAAATTAATGATAAATGGTATAAGGAAAATGACATTATCTATAATGCAATTTTAAGGCGTATCGAGGCAAGAAGCGTTGTGTTTGAGTATGATGAACAAAATATTACTTTAGAGTTTAGACAAAATGCTAAGATTAGTATTAATTGA